The following coding sequences are from one Thunnus maccoyii chromosome 17, fThuMac1.1, whole genome shotgun sequence window:
- the nhsl1b gene encoding NHS-like protein 1 isoform X6, translating to MEIVLHPRSPTLAWIRSLAVSNLDEESKWTVHYTAPWHQQENVFLPGSRPPCVEDLHRQAKVNLKTALRECDKLRKDGFRSSQYYSQGPTFSDPLQSTSSLQDEEDDENDKKSTASSVEDDKSQLSMRPQTPQGGGEEREVLEVDGKVVWTKSAPLPTPEEKMRQTAKAVPTDIVAINVTGAVFDRQASIRRSLINTDTVSRRPKKVKRRKTISGLPDNFNQELAAKGRGGELRPHSMFIPGQYSTLGRVGSVNSTLRRSQTRDSGCQTEEVKIVPPSMRRIRAQRGQGIAAQMAGISASSSTGSISISSSDSSGILMLPHQFNGDPSRFHSLPRQGARVSLSADPIYSSTPIKSEEQTTPHRQIGKLQVDNTVVHMRNAPRTGTLPRPKSQEVRGTQSSEWGGGPACVVSPHAAYSTSLIPNATLSSSSEVITLNTSGQLSHSPVSAYPTVRPLSVASSTNTDPLISSPAAFTQSSTCPALATSTPTHTPHDSGLIAAAPASESGHSDSSAHSHRTLAPTPPSCLTEEQWIYDTPENVAVPHRTLTSSCSTPINQLYSSLELSSRTTTDSSSLYSQDNDGYYTSMHVDSGLRSRSHGSGHGAAAGRAARHSMYECREMANQEDSGSLYSDRSLSRSISLRKSKKPPLPPARTDSLKRKPGAKKPLGGISAISGANGPNGAMLNETLIASLQQSLQMGLRGGKGCASPSSPSHSPSSDYDDPWVLRPRSQSSISAGSSAASLVANANCGGVSNVYSLCHVTPAHSDTSSLRSDYADSWGYYMDYPRNHGDQRAQTPLAHATDNMSAGPHPGELQNGGEIHSNSRGPGAPGQEGGLAVKPKTATSSPDRVHRLTSPSSGYSSQSNTPTAGTPVPSLVRSMSPSSSRPKPKVPERKSSLLSSVSMSSSSTSLSSNTSDSLKSSGPPPPPPPPLPLSSSSAPNTPLGPPPPFPPPLPPNSGSPTPLPAPPVTPQGPTLSPPPPCCTSPEFPPPPSPETLIHPSLSFNGSFSPPPPPPPPVPTMGPPPPPPPPAFIPPSSFPSAVKATKDAPKPAVSNSPTKSPKPLITPFALQSVQLRSVKRTEKEIDSKTDNTTAQETGMDLIKGLKPQTLGKSHSQEHPTGLTQFNFSPEEDSRNSSPSPVSKLLEDFSLDCSITDDTPDCAVYNGIPEDESCFLLNGKEKEALPSPSQSSQSSPVKQPPAISKKPLFFVPPFNPQPIKEQVPSPHEDTNSLSRTEDQIDAPQRQVTEEEKERKSEQQEEEEETLAESSETSTEIQDESQITASASQDTSLDQELRTDGEDHEEEEEDGDGTSSTTGSISSREDDTGDVFDSSTAESSPAPSANGASEENMVTPTPTRTRTTEDLFAAIHRSKRKVLGRRESEEEKSRGGSHSQSPPVTPTSVSPSPVSSLPRQTGSIQRNLRKSSTSSDTFKALLLKKGSRSETSFRMSATEMLRSTDPRSQRTRSESSLDPPAASASSPTAPHSPCTSPGRGKRATDEWSRYEALALSSPTSSSSFSMSGKYGRSRTPPSAASSKYNARSRILSSPMTVICEREGELAESEYGDTAESPTLPVLQDSNGTLSEESRS from the exons ATGGAGATAGTACTACATCCACGATCACCAACTTTGGCTTGGATACGCTCCCTTG cgGTGTCTAACCTGGATGAGGAGAGCAAGTGGACGGTTCACTACACAGCTCCGTGGCACCAACAGGAGAACGTCTTCTTACCAGGCAGCAGGCCGCCCTGCGTAGAAGACCTGCACCGCCAGGCCAAAGTCAACCTTAAGACCGCCCTGCGAG aATGTGACAAGTTGAGGAAAGATGGTTTTCGGAGCTCCCAGTACTACTCTCAGGGTCCCACTTTTTCTGACCCACTACAGTCCACCAGCAGCCTgcaggatgaggaggatgatgaaaatgataagAAG TCTACAGCTTCGTCAGTGGAGGATGACAAATCTCAGCTGTCCATGAGGCCCCAGACCCCGCAGGGAGGCGGCGAGGAAAGGGAGGTGTTAGAGGTTGACGGAAAGGTGGTATGGACCAAATCCGCACCCCTCCCCACCCCGGAGGAGAAGATGAGGCAGACGGCGAAAGCCGTGCCCACAGACATAGTTGCCATCAACGTCACAG GGGCAGTGTTTGACCGACAGGCGAGCATCCGGCGCTCCCTCATTAACACTGACACCGTGTCCCGCCGGCCCAAGAAGGTCAAACGCAGAAAGACTATATCAGGGCTGCCTGACAACTTCAACCAAGAGCTAG CAGCAAAAGGACGCGGCGGAGAGCTCCGGCCGCATTCCATGTTCATCCCAGGACAGTATTCCACTTTGGGCCGAGTTGGAAGTGTCAACTCAACGCTCCGACGTTCCCAGACGCGAGACTCGGGCTGCCAGACAGAAGAAGTGAAGATTGTACCCCCGTCTATGAGAAGAATTCGGGCTCAGAGAGGGCAGGGGATCGCTGCTCAGATGGCCGGcatctctgcttcctcctctaCAGGAAGCATATCCATCTCCAGTAGTGACAGCTCCGGGATCTTGATGCTGCCACATCAGTTTAACGGAGACCCTTCCCGTTTTCACAGTCTGCCCCGACAGGGTGCCAGGGTGTCCCTCAGTGCTGATCCCATCTACAGCAGCACCCCCATAAAGTCAGAGGAACAAACTACACCCCATAGGCAAATTGGAAAGCTTCAGGTTGACAACACAGTTGTGCACATGAGGAATGCCCCAAGGACAGGCACCCTGCCCAGGCCCAAGTCTCAGGAGGTGAGGGGGACGCAGTCCAGTGAGTGGGGTGGTGGTCCAGCTTGTGTGGTCTCCCCACATGCTGCCTATTCCACCTCGCTCATCCCCAATGCCACCCTTTCTAGCTCATCTGAGGTCATCACCCTCAACACCTCCGGTCAGCTTTCCCACTCTCCAGTCTCAGCTTACCCCACAGTTCGACCACTAAGTGTAGCTTCCTCCACCAACACCGACCCCCTGATCTCCAGTCCCGCAGCATTCACCCAAAGCTCCACCTGTCCAGCCTTGGCCACATCCACCCCTACTCACACACCACACGATAGTGGTCTGATTGCAGCAGCACCTGCCAGCGAGTCAGGGCACTCGGACAGCAGCGCACACAGTCACAGGACCTTGGCCCCCACGCCACCATCCTGTCTGACAGAAGAGCAGTGGATCTACGACACACCAGAAAACGTGGCTGTCCCGCACCGCACTCTGACCTCCAGCTGTTCCACTCCTATCAACCAGCTGTACAGCAGTCTGGAGCTATCCTCCAGGACCACTACTGACTCCAGCTCCCTCTATTCCCAGGACAACGATGGATATTACACCTCCATGCATGTCGACTCGGGCCTGCGCTCACGCAGCCATGGCAGCGGGCACGGGGCAGCAGCTGGACGGGCGGCCAGACACAGCATGTACGAGTGCCGCGAGATGGCCAATCAGGAAGACTCTGGAAGCTTGTACAGTGACCGCTCTCTATCCCGCAGCATCTCCCTCCGCAAATCCAAGAAGCCCCCGCTGCCCCCAGCTCGTACAGACTCTCTCAAACGCAAGCCTGGTGCAAAAAAGCCCCTTGGAGGCATTAGCGCCATCAGTGGTGCTAACGGGCCAAACGGCGCCATGCTCAATGAGACTCTAATTGCCAGCTTGCAGCAGAGCCTACAGATGGGGctgagaggagggaaaggaTGCGCCTCTCCCTCTTCACCCTCCCACAGTCCCAGCAGTGACTACGATGACCCTTGGGTGCTACGGCCAAGAAGTCAGAGTAGCATTAGTGCAGGTAGCTCTGCAGCATCGCTAGTAGCTAACGCAAACTGTGGTGGTGTGTCTAACGTATACTCGCTATGCCACGTGACACCTGCTCACAGTGACACCAGCAGCTTGCGTTCTGACTACGCTGATTCCTGGGGCTACTACATGGACTACCCTCGTAACCATGGAGACCAGAGGGCACAGACCCCTCTGGCCCATGCCACAGATAATATGTCGGCCGGGCCTCACCCAGGAGAACTACAGAATGGAGGTGAGATTCACAGCAACAGCCGGGGCCCTGGAGCTCCAGGCCAGGAGGGAGGGTTGGCAGTGAAGCCCAAAACAGCCACCTCCTCCCCTGACAGGGTACACAGACTGACTTCTCCATCTAGCGGCTACTCCAGCCAGTCCAACACCCCCACAGCTGGAACCCCAGTGCCCTCACTCGTCAGGTCTATGTCTCCCTCCAGCAGCCGGCCTAAGCCCAAAGTACCCGAGAGGAAGTCCTCTCTCCTATCCTCTGTTTCCATGTCCTCCTCTTCCACTTCCCTTTCTTCCAACACCTCGGACTCACTTAAGAGTTCCGGGCCTCCTCCGCCACCACCTCCACCCCTGCCCCTTTCCTCATCCTCAGCTCCGAACACCCCTCTCGGCCCACCTCCACCCTTCCCTCCCCCTCTACCACCAAATTCGGGTTCCCCCACTCCTCTGCCAGCTCCCCCTGTTACTCCACAGGGTCCAACTCTGAGCCCGCCACCTCCTTGCTGCACCTCCCCAGaattccctcctcctccatcccctGAAACACTAATCCACCCTAGTCTGTCCTTCAATGGGAGCTTCAGTCCTCCCCCTCCGCCTCCCCCTCCTGTTCCCACCATGGggccccctccacctcctccaccgcCTGCTTTTATCCCACCTTCCTCCTTCCCATCTGCTGTGAAGGCAACGAAGGATGCTCCTAAACCCGCCGTTTCCAACAGCCCTACAAAGTCACCTAAGCCCCTCATCACCCCCTTTGCGCTGCAGAGTGTTCAGCTCCGCTCAGTCAAGCGGACAGAGAAGGAGATCGACAGCAAAACGGACAACACTACAGCTCAGGAAACAGGGATGGACCTCATCAAGGGTTTAAAGCCCCAGACCCTTGGGAAGTCTCACTCCCAGGAGCATCCCACTGGGTTAACCCAGTTCAACTTCTCTCCAGAAGAGGATTCACGTAATTCCTCACCATCACCTGTGTCAAAGCTCCTAGAAGACTTTTCATTAGACTGCAGTATCACAGACGACACACCAGATTGTGCTGTCTACAATGGAATACCTGAGGATGAGAGTTGCTTTCTTTTAAAcgggaaagaaaaagaagcattGCCAAGTCCCTCACAGAGCTCCCAAAGCTCCCCTGTCAAACAGCCTCCAGCAATCTCCAAGAAACCTCTCTTCTTTGTCCCTCCATTTAACCCCCAACCAATCAAAGAACAGGTTCCATCTCCGCATGAAGATACAAACAGCCTGTCCAGAACAGAAGACCAAATAGATGCACCACAAAGACAAgtaacagaagaagagaaagagaggaaaagtgagcaacaggaggaggaggaggaaacttTGGCAGAGAGCAGTGAAACATCCACAGAAATCCAGGATGAGTCCCAAATCACTGCATCAGCCAGCCAAGACACAAGTCTTGACCAAGAGCtgcgtacagatggagaggatcatgaagaggaagaagaggacgGAGATGGAACGAGTAGCACGACTGGATCCATCAGCTCCAGGGAGGACGACACAG GTGACGTGTTCGACTCCAGTACGGCTGAATCGTCTCCGGCCCCATCAGCCAACGGGGCCTCAGAGGAGAACATGGTGACCCCGACTCCCACACGGACCCGAACCACTGAGGACCTGTTTGCCGCCATTCACAG GTCCAAGCGTAAGGTCCTGGGTCGCAGGGAGTCTGAGGAGGAAAAGTCCCGGGGTGGAAGCCACTCGCAGTCTCCACCCGTCACCCCCACAAGCGTGTCTCCGAGCCCGGTGTCCTCACTGCCCCGTCAGACAGGCTCCATCCAGCGCAACCTGCGGAAGTCCTCCACCAGCAGTGACACCTTCAAAGCCCTTCTTCTTAAGAAGGGCAGCCGCTCTGAGACCAGCTTCAGGATGTCTGCCACCGAGATGCTTCGCTCCACCGACCCACGCTCCCAGCGGACGCGCTCCGAGTCCTCACTAGACCCCCCCGCTGCTTCGGCCTCCTCACCGACGGCGCCACACAGTCCCTGTACCTCCCCCGGTCGCGGCAAGAGGGCAACAGATGAGTGGAGCCGCTACGAGGCCTTGGCTCTGTCCTCGCCgacttcatcatcatccttctCGATGAGCGGGAAGTACGGGCGGTCACGCACGCCGCCCTCTGCTGCCAGCAGCAAGTATAACGCACGCAGCCGAATCCTCAGCAGCCCAATGACAGTTATCTGTGAGCGTGAGGGCGAGCTGGCTGAGAGCGAGTACGGAGACACTGCAGAGAGCCCGACTCTCCCTGTACTCCAGGACTCTAATGGCACTTTATCTGAAGAGAGCAGAAGTTAA
- the nhsl1b gene encoding NHS-like protein 1 isoform X5, which produces MEAGMVFRRSCRIQGRLHNLQGEVRKLDPKKIQIPVSNLDEESKWTVHYTAPWHQQENVFLPGSRPPCVEDLHRQAKVNLKTALRECDKLRKDGFRSSQYYSQGPTFSDPLQSTSSLQDEEDDENDKKSTASSVEDDKSQLSMRPQTPQGGGEEREVLEVDGKVVWTKSAPLPTPEEKMRQTAKAVPTDIVAINVTGAVFDRQASIRRSLINTDTVSRRPKKVKRRKTISGLPDNFNQELAAKGRGGELRPHSMFIPGQYSTLGRVGSVNSTLRRSQTRDSGCQTEEVKIVPPSMRRIRAQRGQGIAAQMAGISASSSTGSISISSSDSSGILMLPHQFNGDPSRFHSLPRQGARVSLSADPIYSSTPIKSEEQTTPHRQIGKLQVDNTVVHMRNAPRTGTLPRPKSQEVRGTQSSEWGGGPACVVSPHAAYSTSLIPNATLSSSSEVITLNTSGQLSHSPVSAYPTVRPLSVASSTNTDPLISSPAAFTQSSTCPALATSTPTHTPHDSGLIAAAPASESGHSDSSAHSHRTLAPTPPSCLTEEQWIYDTPENVAVPHRTLTSSCSTPINQLYSSLELSSRTTTDSSSLYSQDNDGYYTSMHVDSGLRSRSHGSGHGAAAGRAARHSMYECREMANQEDSGSLYSDRSLSRSISLRKSKKPPLPPARTDSLKRKPGAKKPLGGISAISGANGPNGAMLNETLIASLQQSLQMGLRGGKGCASPSSPSHSPSSDYDDPWVLRPRSQSSISAGSSAASLVANANCGGVSNVYSLCHVTPAHSDTSSLRSDYADSWGYYMDYPRNHGDQRAQTPLAHATDNMSAGPHPGELQNGGEIHSNSRGPGAPGQEGGLAVKPKTATSSPDRVHRLTSPSSGYSSQSNTPTAGTPVPSLVRSMSPSSSRPKPKVPERKSSLLSSVSMSSSSTSLSSNTSDSLKSSGPPPPPPPPLPLSSSSAPNTPLGPPPPFPPPLPPNSGSPTPLPAPPVTPQGPTLSPPPPCCTSPEFPPPPSPETLIHPSLSFNGSFSPPPPPPPPVPTMGPPPPPPPPAFIPPSSFPSAVKATKDAPKPAVSNSPTKSPKPLITPFALQSVQLRSVKRTEKEIDSKTDNTTAQETGMDLIKGLKPQTLGKSHSQEHPTGLTQFNFSPEEDSRNSSPSPVSKLLEDFSLDCSITDDTPDCAVYNGIPEDESCFLLNGKEKEALPSPSQSSQSSPVKQPPAISKKPLFFVPPFNPQPIKEQVPSPHEDTNSLSRTEDQIDAPQRQVTEEEKERKSEQQEEEEETLAESSETSTEIQDESQITASASQDTSLDQELRTDGEDHEEEEEDGDGTSSTTGSISSREDDTGDVFDSSTAESSPAPSANGASEENMVTPTPTRTRTTEDLFAAIHRSKRKVLGRRESEEEKSRGGSHSQSPPVTPTSVSPSPVSSLPRQTGSIQRNLRKSSTSSDTFKALLLKKGSRSETSFRMSATEMLRSTDPRSQRTRSESSLDPPAASASSPTAPHSPCTSPGRGKRATDEWSRYEALALSSPTSSSSFSMSGKYGRSRTPPSAASSKYNARSRILSSPMTVICEREGELAESEYGDTAESPTLPVLQDSNGTLSEESRS; this is translated from the exons cgGTGTCTAACCTGGATGAGGAGAGCAAGTGGACGGTTCACTACACAGCTCCGTGGCACCAACAGGAGAACGTCTTCTTACCAGGCAGCAGGCCGCCCTGCGTAGAAGACCTGCACCGCCAGGCCAAAGTCAACCTTAAGACCGCCCTGCGAG aATGTGACAAGTTGAGGAAAGATGGTTTTCGGAGCTCCCAGTACTACTCTCAGGGTCCCACTTTTTCTGACCCACTACAGTCCACCAGCAGCCTgcaggatgaggaggatgatgaaaatgataagAAG TCTACAGCTTCGTCAGTGGAGGATGACAAATCTCAGCTGTCCATGAGGCCCCAGACCCCGCAGGGAGGCGGCGAGGAAAGGGAGGTGTTAGAGGTTGACGGAAAGGTGGTATGGACCAAATCCGCACCCCTCCCCACCCCGGAGGAGAAGATGAGGCAGACGGCGAAAGCCGTGCCCACAGACATAGTTGCCATCAACGTCACAG GGGCAGTGTTTGACCGACAGGCGAGCATCCGGCGCTCCCTCATTAACACTGACACCGTGTCCCGCCGGCCCAAGAAGGTCAAACGCAGAAAGACTATATCAGGGCTGCCTGACAACTTCAACCAAGAGCTAG CAGCAAAAGGACGCGGCGGAGAGCTCCGGCCGCATTCCATGTTCATCCCAGGACAGTATTCCACTTTGGGCCGAGTTGGAAGTGTCAACTCAACGCTCCGACGTTCCCAGACGCGAGACTCGGGCTGCCAGACAGAAGAAGTGAAGATTGTACCCCCGTCTATGAGAAGAATTCGGGCTCAGAGAGGGCAGGGGATCGCTGCTCAGATGGCCGGcatctctgcttcctcctctaCAGGAAGCATATCCATCTCCAGTAGTGACAGCTCCGGGATCTTGATGCTGCCACATCAGTTTAACGGAGACCCTTCCCGTTTTCACAGTCTGCCCCGACAGGGTGCCAGGGTGTCCCTCAGTGCTGATCCCATCTACAGCAGCACCCCCATAAAGTCAGAGGAACAAACTACACCCCATAGGCAAATTGGAAAGCTTCAGGTTGACAACACAGTTGTGCACATGAGGAATGCCCCAAGGACAGGCACCCTGCCCAGGCCCAAGTCTCAGGAGGTGAGGGGGACGCAGTCCAGTGAGTGGGGTGGTGGTCCAGCTTGTGTGGTCTCCCCACATGCTGCCTATTCCACCTCGCTCATCCCCAATGCCACCCTTTCTAGCTCATCTGAGGTCATCACCCTCAACACCTCCGGTCAGCTTTCCCACTCTCCAGTCTCAGCTTACCCCACAGTTCGACCACTAAGTGTAGCTTCCTCCACCAACACCGACCCCCTGATCTCCAGTCCCGCAGCATTCACCCAAAGCTCCACCTGTCCAGCCTTGGCCACATCCACCCCTACTCACACACCACACGATAGTGGTCTGATTGCAGCAGCACCTGCCAGCGAGTCAGGGCACTCGGACAGCAGCGCACACAGTCACAGGACCTTGGCCCCCACGCCACCATCCTGTCTGACAGAAGAGCAGTGGATCTACGACACACCAGAAAACGTGGCTGTCCCGCACCGCACTCTGACCTCCAGCTGTTCCACTCCTATCAACCAGCTGTACAGCAGTCTGGAGCTATCCTCCAGGACCACTACTGACTCCAGCTCCCTCTATTCCCAGGACAACGATGGATATTACACCTCCATGCATGTCGACTCGGGCCTGCGCTCACGCAGCCATGGCAGCGGGCACGGGGCAGCAGCTGGACGGGCGGCCAGACACAGCATGTACGAGTGCCGCGAGATGGCCAATCAGGAAGACTCTGGAAGCTTGTACAGTGACCGCTCTCTATCCCGCAGCATCTCCCTCCGCAAATCCAAGAAGCCCCCGCTGCCCCCAGCTCGTACAGACTCTCTCAAACGCAAGCCTGGTGCAAAAAAGCCCCTTGGAGGCATTAGCGCCATCAGTGGTGCTAACGGGCCAAACGGCGCCATGCTCAATGAGACTCTAATTGCCAGCTTGCAGCAGAGCCTACAGATGGGGctgagaggagggaaaggaTGCGCCTCTCCCTCTTCACCCTCCCACAGTCCCAGCAGTGACTACGATGACCCTTGGGTGCTACGGCCAAGAAGTCAGAGTAGCATTAGTGCAGGTAGCTCTGCAGCATCGCTAGTAGCTAACGCAAACTGTGGTGGTGTGTCTAACGTATACTCGCTATGCCACGTGACACCTGCTCACAGTGACACCAGCAGCTTGCGTTCTGACTACGCTGATTCCTGGGGCTACTACATGGACTACCCTCGTAACCATGGAGACCAGAGGGCACAGACCCCTCTGGCCCATGCCACAGATAATATGTCGGCCGGGCCTCACCCAGGAGAACTACAGAATGGAGGTGAGATTCACAGCAACAGCCGGGGCCCTGGAGCTCCAGGCCAGGAGGGAGGGTTGGCAGTGAAGCCCAAAACAGCCACCTCCTCCCCTGACAGGGTACACAGACTGACTTCTCCATCTAGCGGCTACTCCAGCCAGTCCAACACCCCCACAGCTGGAACCCCAGTGCCCTCACTCGTCAGGTCTATGTCTCCCTCCAGCAGCCGGCCTAAGCCCAAAGTACCCGAGAGGAAGTCCTCTCTCCTATCCTCTGTTTCCATGTCCTCCTCTTCCACTTCCCTTTCTTCCAACACCTCGGACTCACTTAAGAGTTCCGGGCCTCCTCCGCCACCACCTCCACCCCTGCCCCTTTCCTCATCCTCAGCTCCGAACACCCCTCTCGGCCCACCTCCACCCTTCCCTCCCCCTCTACCACCAAATTCGGGTTCCCCCACTCCTCTGCCAGCTCCCCCTGTTACTCCACAGGGTCCAACTCTGAGCCCGCCACCTCCTTGCTGCACCTCCCCAGaattccctcctcctccatcccctGAAACACTAATCCACCCTAGTCTGTCCTTCAATGGGAGCTTCAGTCCTCCCCCTCCGCCTCCCCCTCCTGTTCCCACCATGGggccccctccacctcctccaccgcCTGCTTTTATCCCACCTTCCTCCTTCCCATCTGCTGTGAAGGCAACGAAGGATGCTCCTAAACCCGCCGTTTCCAACAGCCCTACAAAGTCACCTAAGCCCCTCATCACCCCCTTTGCGCTGCAGAGTGTTCAGCTCCGCTCAGTCAAGCGGACAGAGAAGGAGATCGACAGCAAAACGGACAACACTACAGCTCAGGAAACAGGGATGGACCTCATCAAGGGTTTAAAGCCCCAGACCCTTGGGAAGTCTCACTCCCAGGAGCATCCCACTGGGTTAACCCAGTTCAACTTCTCTCCAGAAGAGGATTCACGTAATTCCTCACCATCACCTGTGTCAAAGCTCCTAGAAGACTTTTCATTAGACTGCAGTATCACAGACGACACACCAGATTGTGCTGTCTACAATGGAATACCTGAGGATGAGAGTTGCTTTCTTTTAAAcgggaaagaaaaagaagcattGCCAAGTCCCTCACAGAGCTCCCAAAGCTCCCCTGTCAAACAGCCTCCAGCAATCTCCAAGAAACCTCTCTTCTTTGTCCCTCCATTTAACCCCCAACCAATCAAAGAACAGGTTCCATCTCCGCATGAAGATACAAACAGCCTGTCCAGAACAGAAGACCAAATAGATGCACCACAAAGACAAgtaacagaagaagagaaagagaggaaaagtgagcaacaggaggaggaggaggaaacttTGGCAGAGAGCAGTGAAACATCCACAGAAATCCAGGATGAGTCCCAAATCACTGCATCAGCCAGCCAAGACACAAGTCTTGACCAAGAGCtgcgtacagatggagaggatcatgaagaggaagaagaggacgGAGATGGAACGAGTAGCACGACTGGATCCATCAGCTCCAGGGAGGACGACACAG GTGACGTGTTCGACTCCAGTACGGCTGAATCGTCTCCGGCCCCATCAGCCAACGGGGCCTCAGAGGAGAACATGGTGACCCCGACTCCCACACGGACCCGAACCACTGAGGACCTGTTTGCCGCCATTCACAG GTCCAAGCGTAAGGTCCTGGGTCGCAGGGAGTCTGAGGAGGAAAAGTCCCGGGGTGGAAGCCACTCGCAGTCTCCACCCGTCACCCCCACAAGCGTGTCTCCGAGCCCGGTGTCCTCACTGCCCCGTCAGACAGGCTCCATCCAGCGCAACCTGCGGAAGTCCTCCACCAGCAGTGACACCTTCAAAGCCCTTCTTCTTAAGAAGGGCAGCCGCTCTGAGACCAGCTTCAGGATGTCTGCCACCGAGATGCTTCGCTCCACCGACCCACGCTCCCAGCGGACGCGCTCCGAGTCCTCACTAGACCCCCCCGCTGCTTCGGCCTCCTCACCGACGGCGCCACACAGTCCCTGTACCTCCCCCGGTCGCGGCAAGAGGGCAACAGATGAGTGGAGCCGCTACGAGGCCTTGGCTCTGTCCTCGCCgacttcatcatcatccttctCGATGAGCGGGAAGTACGGGCGGTCACGCACGCCGCCCTCTGCTGCCAGCAGCAAGTATAACGCACGCAGCCGAATCCTCAGCAGCCCAATGACAGTTATCTGTGAGCGTGAGGGCGAGCTGGCTGAGAGCGAGTACGGAGACACTGCAGAGAGCCCGACTCTCCCTGTACTCCAGGACTCTAATGGCACTTTATCTGAAGAGAGCAGAAGTTAA